From Eremothecium sinecaudum strain ATCC 58844 chromosome III, complete sequence:
CGATTCAAGCTTGGAAAATGCCGTTCAGCAGCCAGAATTGTTTCAAGATTTAGGCCTATCGAGCCAGACGCTCAAGGCTATAGAAAAGATGGGTTTTACAAAGATGACCCAGGTGCAGGCGAGGACTATTCCACCTCTAATGGCTGGAACAGACGTGCTGGGCGCGGCCAAGACCGGGTCTGGTAAAACCTTAGCTTTTTTGATCCCTGCCATAGAAATGCTGTATTCATTGAAGTTTAAGCCTAGAAATGGTACTGGTGTGATAGTTATCACTCCTACTAGAGAGTTGGCATTGCAAATTTTTGGTGTGGCTCGAGAGCTAATGGAATTTCATTCTCAGACATTTGGAATTGTGATCGGTGGGGCTAACCGTAGACAGGAGGCTGAAAAACTTGTCAAGGGTGTTAACATCTTGATTGCCACTCCAGGAAGACTGCTGGACCACTTGCAGAATACTAAAGGATTTGTTTTTAAGAACTTGAAGGCGTTGATTATTGATGAGGCAGACCGTATATTGGAAATTGGGTTTGAGGATGAAATGAGACAAataattaaaatattaCCAAACGAAGAAAGACAAACTATGCTGTTTTCTGCTACACAAACTACTAAGGTTGAAGATTTAGCACGTATATCTTTGAGACCAGGACCTCTATTTATCAACGTGGATTCTGAAAAGGAGACGTCTACTGCAGACGGTCTAGAGCAAGGTTATGTTGTGTGTGAAAGTGACAAGCGTTTCCTGTTACTATTTACCTTCTTAAAGAAGTTCCAATCGAAAAAGATCATTGTATTCCTGTCCTCCTGTAACTCCGTTAAGTATTATGCTGAACTATTGAACTACATCGATTTGCCAGTACTTGAACTACACGGTAAACAAAAGCAGCAGAAGCGTACCAACACGTTCTTCGAATTCTGTAACGCGGAACGTGGTATTTTGGTCTGTACTGATGTTGCTGCTAGAGGTCTAGATATTCCAGCAGTTGATTGGATCATTCAATTTGACCCTCCTGATGACCCAAGAGACTATATTCACAGAGTCGGTAGAACAGCAAGAGGTACCAAGGGTAAGGGTAAGTCACTAATGTTCCTGACTCCAAACGAGCTAGGTTTCTTAAGATACTTAAAGTCTGCCAAGGTTCCATTGAATGAATACGAATTTCCAGCTAACAAGATTGCCAATATCCAGTCTCAATTAGAGAAGTTGCTGAAGACTAATTATGTATTAAACAAGATTGCAAAGGATGGTTACAGATCTTACTTGCAAGCATATGCGGCTCACTCTTTAAAGACTGTCTACCAGATTGATAAGTTGGATTTGGTAAAGGTTGCCAAGTCATACGGTTTTTCTGTGCCACCAAAGGTTAATATTACTATTGGCGCCAGCGGGAAGACCAAAGAACCACCTAACAAGAAAAGAAAGATTCACAAAGCCTGATTTGTGTATCTTTAGCTAGCATTTAAATTCGAAAGAATAATATGAATATCAGTTAATAGTTTTGACCATAACCTTTATGTGTTAAGAGAATCTTACTTGTAGTGTTACATTTTTTAGTATGGAAAATGACTTCAAGTTTTTAAAACTACAAGATCTAGAGCTGCATAAAACAAAACAATACCAAAACATACTATATACATGTATAAATTCACTCAATTGTTTACTATTATTAAATTTCATAGCAAACAAACTACTCTAAAAGCATTAGTACTATTTTTGACTACTTCCAGCCACTAAACAAGCCAACTGGCTCATTAAAATTCACATATGTACGTAAAAAAATCTAAGCTTTACGGTTTATAGAATGGTTCCAAACCTGCAGCTCTGAAGCCCCTATTGAACTATATACCTCCAAAGATTTAACTCTATATTCTGAGTTGAGTCACTATTCATCCCCACTTTTTAATCCACGTGACTGATGACATACAAAATTTTTCCACATGCTTATGCTGCTTGTACTTCACAAGTGAAACTATCTCAATACCGTCTCATATAGCCCTAAAATACATAAACGGTTTATCCTATGTCCCTCCAATTATCCTTTGACAAGTGTAAGCACCATACATATGGCTTACAGCTAGCCAATAACATAAAGTTAGCTTTAGCACTTCAATTAGCGCCAAAAAGCTTGAAGTTAGGAACGAATGACGATATATCTGAGCCGCTATTAACCAATAATGCTGGCTTTAATCTTTTCGATCCAAATGCTATCTTAAGATATGTACTTGATGATTTTAAAGGTTTGAACAGCGAAGAAAGCTCCTTCAGTCAACGCTCATTAGAAGTTTTGTTGCATGAGAAAAGCGTTCAGCCTGAACACACGTCACTGATTGAAAACTCTATTGATGCTTACCTCGGGTCATTTGAAACTCCAGATTTGGCAACACGCTTGATTACATTTGTAAATACTTATGCATTGAATTCTGATCTTGTTTCCAAAAAGGTTTCCGCTATACCTGAATATTTGATTTCTGCATTGGCCACTGCCAAAGCTCAAACACCACGCTCAACAGCTGCTATAAAACGTACTGGTGTTGCCAAAATTGTTCCTGGTCATGCAGTTAGACCAAGTGACAAAGAAATCTTGCCAAAAGAAGGTGAACGCAATATTTTGATTACTTCTGCCTTACCATATGTTAACAATGTTCCTCACTTGGGTAACATTGTGGGTAGTGTGCTATCTGCAGATATCTATTCTCGTTATGCAAAGGCAAGAAACTACAATACGCTTTATATCTGTGGTACAGATGAATACGGTACTGCTACAGAGACTAAAGCCTTGGAAATGGGCGTATCTCCCCGCGAATTATGTGACAAATACCATGCAATTCACAGAGATGTATATGAATGGTTTCAAATTGACTTTGACTACTTTGGTAGAACGACCACTGATGCTCAAACCGAAATAGCCCAGGATATTTTTACCAAGTTAGATAAGAATGGCTACTTAGAGGAACAAACTATGATGCAATTGTACTGTCCTGAACATAAAGGTTATTTGGCAGATAGATATGTTGAGGGTGAGTGTCCAAAATGTCACTACGAGGACGCTCGTGGAGACCAATGTGATAAGTGTGGTGGTTTATTGGACCCATTTGAACTTATCAAGCCAAGATGTAAGTTGGACAACGCTACACCGGAGCCACGCACATCGCAGCACGTCTTTTTGTCATTAGACAAATTGGAACCAAAACTTGTCGAATGGATCAATAAGGCCTCTGAAGAAGGAGCTTGGTCGAAGAATACCAGAACAATCACAGGATCGTGGTTAAGAGAAGGGTTAAAACCTCGTTGTATTACTAGAGACTTAGTATGGGGTACTCCTGTTCCTCTGGAaaaatttaaaaataaGGTCATGTACGTCTGGTTTGATGCTCCAATCGGTTACGTTTCGATTTCTGCGAACTACACCAAAGGATGGGAAAAATGGTGGAAGAACCCAGAGAATGTTTCTTTGTATCAGTTTATGGGTAAGGACAATGTTCCATTCCATACTGTCATTTTCCCAAGTTCTCAAATAGGTACTGGTGACAACTGGACAAAGCTACACCACT
This genomic window contains:
- the HAS1 gene encoding ATP-dependent RNA helicase HAS1 (Syntenic homolog of Ashbya gossypii AGR333C; Syntenic homolog of Saccharomyces cerevisiae YMR290C (HAS1)); this translates as MVDAKEESANRSREADDSSLENAVQQPELFQDLGLSSQTLKAIEKMGFTKMTQVQARTIPPLMAGTDVLGAAKTGSGKTLAFLIPAIEMLYSLKFKPRNGTGVIVITPTRELALQIFGVARELMEFHSQTFGIVIGGANRRQEAEKLVKGVNILIATPGRLLDHLQNTKGFVFKNLKALIIDEADRILEIGFEDEMRQIIKILPNEERQTMLFSATQTTKVEDLARISLRPGPLFINVDSEKETSTADGLEQGYVVCESDKRFLLLFTFLKKFQSKKIIVFLSSCNSVKYYAELLNYIDLPVLELHGKQKQQKRTNTFFEFCNAERGILVCTDVAARGLDIPAVDWIIQFDPPDDPRDYIHRVGRTARGTKGKGKSLMFLTPNELGFLRYLKSAKVPLNEYEFPANKIANIQSQLEKLLKTNYVLNKIAKDGYRSYLQAYAAHSLKTVYQIDKLDLVKVAKSYGFSVPPKVNITIGASGKTKEPPNKKRKIHKA
- the MES1 gene encoding methionine--tRNA ligase MES1 (Syntenic homolog of Ashbya gossypii AGR332C; Syntenic homolog of Saccharomyces cerevisiae YGR264C (MES1)) codes for the protein MSLQLSFDKCKHHTYGLQLANNIKLALALQLAPKSLKLGTNDDISEPLLTNNAGFNLFDPNAILRYVLDDFKGLNSEESSFSQRSLEVLLHEKSVQPEHTSLIENSIDAYLGSFETPDLATRLITFVNTYALNSDLVSKKVSAIPEYLISALATAKAQTPRSTAAIKRTGVAKIVPGHAVRPSDKEILPKEGERNILITSALPYVNNVPHLGNIVGSVLSADIYSRYAKARNYNTLYICGTDEYGTATETKALEMGVSPRELCDKYHAIHRDVYEWFQIDFDYFGRTTTDAQTEIAQDIFTKLDKNGYLEEQTMMQLYCPEHKGYLADRYVEGECPKCHYEDARGDQCDKCGGLLDPFELIKPRCKLDNATPEPRTSQHVFLSLDKLEPKLVEWINKASEEGAWSKNTRTITGSWLREGLKPRCITRDLVWGTPVPLEKFKNKVMYVWFDAPIGYVSISANYTKGWEKWWKNPENVSLYQFMGKDNVPFHTVIFPSSQIGTGDNWTKLHHLNTTEYLQYEGGKFSKSRGVGVFGNDAKKTGVSSSVWRYYLAAVRPETSDSQFSWNDFVARNNSELLANLGNFVNRLIKFVNAKYNGVVPEYKVKNLANFDKLKGDLDNILNSYVNEMEQVHVKRGLELAMSLSTRGNQFLQENKLDNTLFSQYPDKSDAVVGVGLNIIYAVASIISPFMPETSTTIYKMLNAPPMAIKEEFNLVILGGHNINKAEYLFQRIDEAKIEEWRKEFNGNQSDA